Below is a window of Candidatus Atribacteria bacterium DNA.
AAATAGATTGCCCCCTTAGTTTTCGTATTATCCGTATGATACAGTCTTACTATAAATCTGGAAAGGGCTAAAATGATAAAAATTAAAATTAATATTAAATATATCTGTTCATTCATCTCTTTTTCTGCTCCGAACTATAATTTAGTTTTTAAAAATTCCATTTCTTTGCCCAATCCTTGACTTTAGTTATCATCTGATAATTAGTTAAATCCAAAGAAAGCGGGGTTATAGAAATCTCATTCTTAGAAATTGCTTCAAAATCAGTATCAGGTTCTATATTTCCTTCGGGTAGCTCTCCCCCCAGCCAATAATGAGTAGTCCCCTGAGGGTCATGTATTATTTTCACTTCATCCTGATATACTCTTTTACCATGTCTGGTTATCTCTACTCCCTTAATTTCTTCATAATCGATATTGGGGAAATTAACATTTAAAACCAAATTTGCGGGTAAAATATTTTTCATCAATTTGGAAGCTATTTTTTTAGTAAATAAGGCTGCCGATTTAAATTTAAAATCTTCAAATCCGGCTATAGAAACAGCCAAAGAGGGAACATTTCTCATCGCTCCCTCCACTGCTGCCGAAACTGTCCCCGAATAGAAAATGTCATCGCCCAGATTCGGACCACAGTTAATTCCTGATACAATCAGATCAATCCTTTCGGTTTTCATGATTTCCAATATACCAATGATAACGCAATCCGCCGGTGTACCGTCTAAGGAATATCCCCAAAAATCACCGTTTATTTTTACTTTCCTCATTTTCAAAGGTTTACGTAGTGTCATAGCATGACCTATGGTACTCCTTTCTCTATCGGGGGCAATGACCGTAACCTCTGCAATCTTATCCAACTGCTTTTTTAAAATTTGAATACCTTCCGAATAAATTCCATCATCATTAGTTAAAAGTATTTTCATAATTTATTTATTCTTATTTCTCCTTTTCAATATCTCGCCGGCTATGATAACTCCTGAAGTAGAAGC
It encodes the following:
- the surE gene encoding 5'/3'-nucleotidase SurE, encoding MKILLTNDDGIYSEGIQILKKQLDKIAEVTVIAPDRERSTIGHAMTLRKPLKMRKVKINGDFWGYSLDGTPADCVIIGILEIMKTERIDLIVSGINCGPNLGDDIFYSGTVSAAVEGAMRNVPSLAVSIAGFEDFKFKSAALFTKKIASKLMKNILPANLVLNVNFPNIDYEEIKGVEITRHGKRVYQDEVKIIHDPQGTTHYWLGGELPEGNIEPDTDFEAISKNEISITPLSLDLTNYQMITKVKDWAKKWNF